The following proteins come from a genomic window of Gossypium raimondii isolate GPD5lz chromosome 5, ASM2569854v1, whole genome shotgun sequence:
- the LOC105767493 gene encoding patatin-like protein 2 — translation MIASSLSFFPHKRYILRIWAVTFVGIHSILLSSPKEQLQPPAYGELITILSIDGGGIRGIIPGTILAFLESELQKLDGEEARLADYFDVIAGTSTGGLVTAMLTSPNEKNRPLFAAKDIKDFYLQNSPKIFPQPGSQLFPQTTKAIKALSGPKYDGKFLHSLVKQKLGDTRLHQTLTNVVIPTFDINHLQPIIFSSYRVKEKPTLDALLSDICIGTSAAPTYLPAHYFKTQDNKGNLKDYNLIDGGVAANNPTLVAMGEVSKAIINGNSDFFPIKPVDYGRFLVISLGTGSPKAEKKYNAAEAAKWGVLSWLTSEGSTPLVDVFTQASGDMVDFHLSVVFKALHSSDKYLRIQDDGLSGDASSVDIATKKNLDELVKVGEGLLKKRVCRVNLETGMFQPFAQETNEEALKRFATLLSRERHRRHSRTPQGKAGGYYQNGVKN, via the exons ATGATCGCTTCCTCTCTTTCATTTTTTCCCCATAAACGTTACATTTTGAg GATCTGGGCGGTTACTTTTGTTGGAATTCATTCTATATTGCTTTCAA GTCCAAAGGAACAATTACAACCTCCAGCTTATGGAGAGTTGATCACCATCCTCAGCATTGACGGTGGTGGAATAAGAGGAATCATACCCGGAACCATTCTTGCTTTCTTAGAATCTGAGCTCCAG AAGCTGGATGGTGAGGAAGCAAGACTCGCAGACTATTTTGATGTGATTGCAGGGACTAGCACGGGCGGCCTGGTCACCGCCATGCTAACTAGTCCAAATGAAAAGAATCGACCTCTGTTTGCTGCCAAAGATATAAAAGACTTTTACCTACAGAACTCCCCTAAAATCTTCCCTCAACCAGG ATCTCAATTATTCCCTCAAACAACTAAAGCTATCAAAGCTCTATCGGGACCAAAATATGATGGGAAGTTCCTGCATAGCCTTGTTAAACAGAAACTAGGAGACACAAGATTGCACCAGACATTAACCAATGTTGTTATCCCAACATTTGACATCAATCATCTTCAGCCAATCATCTTCTCAAGCTATCGG GTGAAGGAAAAACCTACTTTAGATGCCTTACTCTCAGACATATGCATTGGAACCTCAGCTGCACCAACCTATCTCCCAGCCCATTACTTCAAAACCCAAGACAACAAAGGAAACTTGAAAGATTATAACCTTATAGATGGCGGCGTAGCTGCAAATAACCCG ACTTTAGTTGCTATGGGGGAAGTGAGCAAGGCGATCATTAACGGAAACTCTGATTTTTTCCCAATTAAACCCGTAGATTATGGAAGATTTCTGGTTATCTCCTTGGGGACTGGCTCTCCAAAAGCCGAAAAGAAATACAATGCAGCAGAGGCAGCTAAGTGGGGTGTGCTAAGTTGGTTAACCAGCGAGGGTTCCACACCTTTAGTTGATGTATTCACTCAAGCAAGCGGAGACATGGTCGACTTCCATCTTTCTGTAGTGTTTAAAGCTCTTCACAGCTCTGATAAATACCTACGTATTCAG GATGATGGATTAAGTGGGGATGCATCTTCCGTTGATATAGCAACGAAGAAGAATTTGGATGAACTTGTGAAAGTTGGTGAGGGACTGTTAAAAAAACGAGTTTGTAGAGTTAACTTGGAAACCGGCATGTTTCAACCCTTTGCCCAAGAAACCAATGAAGAAGCTCTTAAAAG GTTTGCAACACTACTGTCTCGAGAGAGGCATCGTCGACATTCTAGGACACCCCAAGGAAAGGCTGGAGGATATTATCAAAATGGTGTTAAAAATTAG
- the LOC105769283 gene encoding patatin-like protein 2 isoform X2: MGSIPQDNFAVASPKSPLQAPTYGNLITVLSIDGGGIRGLIPGTILAFLESQLQKLDGEEARLADYFDVITGTSTGGLVTAMLTTPDPNNGNRPLFAAKDISDFYLEHCPKIFPQDCTPFAPATNLVKLLTGPKYDGQYLHKIVREKLGETRLHQTLTNVVIPTFDIKQLHPKIFSSYEVKNNPCRNALLSDICIGTSAAPTYLPAHQFETKDSTGKVQEFHLIDGGVAANNPTLIAINEVSKAITRGSPDFFPIKPNDYARFQVLSLGTGSQKCEEKYTAHMAAKWGLLGWLTCEHSTPLIDVFMQASSDMVDFHNATVFKALKSEKSYLRIQDDTLSGTVASVDIATKENLENLVKVGENLLKKPVSRVNLENGKFEPSNQGTNEEALIRLAQVLSKEKRLRDMTSPLGKHQLAGHRTTDPSS, encoded by the exons ATGGGAAGTATCCCACAAGACAATTTTGCAGTTGCAAGCCCAAAATCTCCCCTTCAAGCTCCCACCTACGGGAACTTAATCACTGTTCTCAGCATTGATGGAGGTGGAATTAGGGGGCTTATCCCCGGAACTATTCTTGCCTTTTTAGAGTCTCAGCTTCAG AAGCTGGATGGTGAGGAAGCGAGACTGGCAGACTATTTTGATGTCATAACTGGGACTAGTACGGGTGGCCTCGTCACTGCCATGCTGACGACCCCAGATCCCAATAACGGAAATCGCCCCCTTTTCGCTGCCAAAGATATCAGCGATTTCTATCTTGAACACTGCCCAAAAATCTTCCCCCAAGATTG CACCCCATTTGCCCCAGCTACAAATTTGGTGAAATTACTAACTGGTCCCAAGTATGATGGCCAATATCTGCACAAGATTGTTAGAGAGAAGTTGGGAGAAACCCGATTGCACCAAACACTGACAAATGTTGTCATCCCTACGTTTGACATCAAACAGCTCCATCCAAAAATCTTTTCCTCCTATGAG GTAAAGAACAACCCTTGCAGAAATGCTTTGCTCTCCGATATATGCATAGGAACGTCTGCTGCGCCAACTTATCTTCCAGCCCATCAGTTTGAGACCAAGGATTCCACTGGCAAAGTTCAAGAATTCCATCTTATTGACGGTGGAGTTGCTGCTAATAATCCC ACCTTAATAGCCATCAATGAAGTGAGCAAAGCGATCACTCGCGGGAGCCCTGATTTCTTCCCTATAAAGCCAAACGACTATGCTCGCTTCCAAGTTTTATCCTTGGGCACCGGTTCCCAGAAATGTGAAGAGAAGTACACTGCTCACATGGCAGCAAAATGGGGTCTCTTGGGATGGTTGACCTGCGAACACTCCACTCCGCTCATTGATGTCTTCATGCAAGCAAGCAGTGATATGGTGGACTTTCACAATGCTACTGTTTTCAAAGCACTTAAATCTGAAAAAAGTTATCTCCGTATTCAG GACGATACATTGAGTGGGACGGTGGCATCTGTGGATATCGCTACAAAAGAAAACTTGGAGAATCTTGTAAAAGTTGGGGAAAATCTGCTGAAAAAACCAGTTTCCAGGGTGAACTTGGAGAATGGTAAATTTGAGCCTTCTAATCAGGGTACAAATGAGGAGGCGCTCATCag ATTAGCTCAAGTGCTATCTAAGGAAAAACGGCTTCGTGACATGACATCACCACTTGGAAAGCACCAGCTTGCAGGGCATAGAACAACTGACCCATCTTCTTAA
- the LOC105769283 gene encoding patatin-like protein 2 isoform X3 — protein MEGIPKHIITKFNFFTDSPRSPLQPPTYGNLITLLSIDGGGIRGLIPGTILAFLESQLQKLDGEQARLADYFDIISGTSTGGLVTAMLTTPDPKKENRPLFAAKDINEFYLEHCPKIFPQNTSPFAPAANVVKSLMGPKYDGKYLHDIVREKLGETKLHQTLTNVVIPTFDIKQLQPRIFSTYEVKSDPCTDALLSDICIATSAAPTYLPAHHFQTQDSTGKTKEFNLIDGGVAANNPTLVAMNEVTKEILRGNPEFFPIKPTDYARFLVVSLGTGSPKSEGKYHANMAAKWGVLGWLTSEHSTPLVDIFMQASSDMVDFHIATVFQALQSENSYLRIQDDTLSGTVASVDIATKENLENLVKVGENLLKKPVSRVNLENGKFEPSNQGTNEEALIRLAQVLSKEKRLRDMTSPLGKHQLAGHRTTDPSS, from the exons ATGGAAGGAATTCCTAAacatattattacaaaattcaaCTTCTTCACAGATAGCCCGAGATCACCTCTTCAACCTCCCACATATGGGAATTTGATTACTCTTCTTAGCATTGATGGAGGGGGTATCAGAGGGCTTATTCCTGGAACTATACTTGCTTTTTTAGAGTCTCAGCTTCAG AAGCTGGATGGTGAGCAAGCGAGATTGgctgattattttgatattatttctGGGACGAGCACTGGTGGCCTCGTCACTGCCATGCTAACTACCCCAGATCCCAAAAAAGAGAATCGCCCCCTTTTTGCTGCCAAAGATATCAATGAGTTCTACCTTGAACACTGCCCTAAAATCTTTCCTCAAAATAC TTCTCCCTTTGCACCAGCTGCAAATGTGGTCAAATCACTAATGGGACCAAAATATGACGGTAAATATCTTCATGATATTGTGAGGGAAAAGCTGGGAGAAACTAAATTGCACCAGACCTTGACTAACGTTGTGATCCCAACTTTTGACATCAAGCAACTCCAGCCAAGAATATTCTCCACCTATGAG GTAAAGAGCGATCCTTGCACCGATGCTTTACTGTCGGATATTTGCATTGCAACTTCAGCAGCTCCAACTTACCTTCCTGCCCATCATTTTCAAACCCAAGATTCCACTGGCAAAACAAAAGAATTCAACCTTATCGATGGAGGGGTTGCTGCTAATAACCCg ACTTTAGTGGCTATGAACGAAGTGACTAAAGAAATACTTCGAGGGAATCCCGAATTTTTTCCAATAAAGCCCACTGACTACGCTCGGTTCCTGGTTGTATCTTTGGGGACTGGTTCACCCAAATCAGAAGGGAAGTACCATGCTAATATGGCAGCTAAATGGGGAGTTTTGGGATGGTTGACCAGTGAGCATTCTACTCCTTTGGTGGATATTTTCATGCAAGCAAGCAGTGACATGGTCGACTTTCATATTGCCACAGTTTTTCAAGCCCTTCAATCTGAAAACAGTTATCTCCGAATTCAG GACGATACATTGAGTGGGACGGTGGCATCTGTGGATATCGCTACAAAAGAAAACTTGGAGAATCTTGTAAAAGTTGGGGAAAATCTGCTGAAAAAACCAGTTTCCAGGGTGAACTTGGAGAATGGTAAATTTGAGCCTTCTAATCAGGGTACAAATGAGGAGGCGCTCATCag ATTAGCTCAAGTGCTATCTAAGGAAAAACGGCTTCGTGACATGACATCACCACTTGGAAAGCACCAGCTTGCAGGGCATAGAACAACTGACCCATCTTCTTAA
- the LOC105769283 gene encoding patatin-like protein 2 isoform X1, with product MEGIPKHIITKFNFFTDSPRSPLQPPTYGNLITLLSIDGGGIRGLIPGTILAFLESQLQKLDGEQARLADYFDIISGTSTGGLVTAMLTTPDPKKENRPLFAAKDINEFYLEHCPKIFPQNTSPFAPAANVVKSLMGPKYDGKYLHDIVREKLGETKLHQTLTNVVIPTFDIKQLQPRIFSTYEVKSDPCTDALLSDICIATSAAPTYLPAHHFQTQDSTGKTKEFNLIDGGVAANNPTLVAMNEVTKEILRGNPEFFPIKPTDYARFLVVSLGTGSPKSEGKYHANMAAKWGVLGWLTSEHSTPLVDIFMQASSDMVDFHIATVFQALQSENSYLRIQDDTLSQQISSVDIATKENLENLVKVGEELLNKSVSRVNLENGQFEPAGKVTNGEALIRLAAVLSKEKQLREMRSPLGKLAMKKNEECAHVNNTTT from the exons ATGGAAGGAATTCCTAAacatattattacaaaattcaaCTTCTTCACAGATAGCCCGAGATCACCTCTTCAACCTCCCACATATGGGAATTTGATTACTCTTCTTAGCATTGATGGAGGGGGTATCAGAGGGCTTATTCCTGGAACTATACTTGCTTTTTTAGAGTCTCAGCTTCAG AAGCTGGATGGTGAGCAAGCGAGATTGgctgattattttgatattatttctGGGACGAGCACTGGTGGCCTCGTCACTGCCATGCTAACTACCCCAGATCCCAAAAAAGAGAATCGCCCCCTTTTTGCTGCCAAAGATATCAATGAGTTCTACCTTGAACACTGCCCTAAAATCTTTCCTCAAAATAC TTCTCCCTTTGCACCAGCTGCAAATGTGGTCAAATCACTAATGGGACCAAAATATGACGGTAAATATCTTCATGATATTGTGAGGGAAAAGCTGGGAGAAACTAAATTGCACCAGACCTTGACTAACGTTGTGATCCCAACTTTTGACATCAAGCAACTCCAGCCAAGAATATTCTCCACCTATGAG GTAAAGAGCGATCCTTGCACCGATGCTTTACTGTCGGATATTTGCATTGCAACTTCAGCAGCTCCAACTTACCTTCCTGCCCATCATTTTCAAACCCAAGATTCCACTGGCAAAACAAAAGAATTCAACCTTATCGATGGAGGGGTTGCTGCTAATAACCCg ACTTTAGTGGCTATGAACGAAGTGACTAAAGAAATACTTCGAGGGAATCCCGAATTTTTTCCAATAAAGCCCACTGACTACGCTCGGTTCCTGGTTGTATCTTTGGGGACTGGTTCACCCAAATCAGAAGGGAAGTACCATGCTAATATGGCAGCTAAATGGGGAGTTTTGGGATGGTTGACCAGTGAGCATTCTACTCCTTTGGTGGATATTTTCATGCAAGCAAGCAGTGACATGGTCGACTTTCATATTGCCACAGTTTTTCAAGCCCTTCAATCTGAAAACAGTTATCTCCGAATTCAG GATGATACACTCTCTCAGCAAATATCATCTGTGGATATTGCTACCAAGGAAAACCTTGAGAATCTTGTGAAAGTCGGAGAAGAATTGCTAAATAAGTCTGTTTCCAGAGTGAATTTGGAGAATGGTCAATTCGAACCAGCTGGCAAGGTAACCAATGGAGAGGCTCTCATCAG ATTAGCAGCAGTTCTTTCCAAGGAGAAGCAGCTTCGTGAGATGAGATCACCCCTTGGAAAACTTGcgatgaagaaaaatgaagaatgcGCTCACGTTAATAACACTACCACATAA
- the LOC105769284 gene encoding patatin-like protein 2 isoform X2, translating to MKHQLPTYGEIITILSIDGGGIRGIIPGTILAFLEAQLQKLDGEEARLADYFDIIAGTSTGGLVTAMITAPNEKNRPLFAAKDIKDFYLGHCPKIFPQDTSPFAAAASLMKTMAGPKYDGKYLHKLLREKLGDARLSQTLTNVVIPTFDIKQLQPKIFSTYELKINPWKDALLSDICIGTSAAPTYLPAHYFKTEDSNGVAKEFHLIDGAVAANDPALVAVSEMTKEIVRRAPKYFPIKPTDYSKFVVISLGTGSAKSEGKFDSENSAKWGILGWLSSENSSPLVDVFTQASSDMAEYHLAAVFQAFQSENSYLRIQDDTLEGPLASVDISTKENLENLVKVGEDLLKKPVSRVNLETGKFEPCNQGTNEEALIRLAEVLSMEKRLRDMRSPLGNFAMKENKGCAQINNTMT from the exons TGAAATAATCACCATCCTTAGCATTGATGGAGGTGGGATTAGAGGGATCATACCAGGAACCATACTTGCTTTTCTTGAGGCTCAACTTCAG AAACTGGATGGTGAGGAGGCGAGACTTGCTGACTATTTTGATATCATTGCTGGGACTAGTACCGGCGGCCTAGTGACTGCCATGATAACAGCCCCGAACGAGAAGAATCGTCCTCTTTTTGCTGCAAAAGATATAAAGGACTTTTATCTTGGACACTGTCCTAAAATTTTCCCCCAAGACAC ATCGCCATTTGCAGCTGCTGCAAGTTTGATGAAAACTATGGCAGGGCCGAAATATGATGGTAAATATCTGCATAAGCTCTTAAGAGAAAAGTTGGGAGATGCAAGATTGAGCCAGACACTGACCAACGTTGTGATCCCAACTTTTGACATCAAGCAACTCCAGCCAAAAATCTTCTCCACCTATGAG CTGAAGATTAACCCTTGGAAAGATGCTTTGCTCTCGGATATATGCATTGGAACCTCCGCAGCTCCAACTTACCTACCAGCTCACTATTTTAAAACCGAAGATTCTAATGGTGTAGCAAAAGAATTCCATCTCATTGATGGTGCTGTTGCTGCAAACGATCCG GCTTTAGTTGCTGTAAGCGAAATGACCAAAGAAATCGTTCGCAGAGCCCCTAAATACTTTCCAATAAAACCAACAGACTATTCTAAGTTCGTGGTTATATCTTTGGGCACTGGTTCAGCCAAATCGGAAGGGAAGTTTGATTCAGAGAACTCTGCCAAATGGGGAATTTTGGGATGGTTGAGTAGTGAAAACTCTTCTCCATTGGTCGATGTTTTCACCCAAGCAAGCAGCGACATGGCTGAATATCACCTTGCCGCTGTTTTCCAAGCCTTTCAATCTGAAAATAGTTATCTCCGTATCCAG GACGATACACTAGAGGGTCCACTTGCATCTGTGGATATTTCTACTAAAGAAAACTTGGAGAATCTTGTGAAAGTTGGAGAAGATTTATTGAAAAAACCAGTTTCAAGGGTGAACTTGGAGACTGGTAAATTTGAGCCCTGTAACCAGGGAACAAATGAAGAGGCTCTCATAAG ATTAGCAGAAGTTCTTTCCATGGAGAAGCGGCTTCGCGACATGAGATCACCTCTTGGAAACTTTGCGATGAAGGAGAATAAAGGATGCGCTCAGATTAATAACACAATGACCTAA
- the LOC105769284 gene encoding patatin-like protein 2 isoform X1, translated as MKHQLPTYGEIITILSIDGGGIRGIIPGTILAFLEAQLQKLDGEEARLADYFDIIAGTSTGGLVTAMITAPNEKNRPLFAAKDIKDFYLGHCPKIFPQDTSPFAAAASLMKTMAGPKYDGKYLHKLLREKLGDARLSQTLTNVVIPTFDIKQLQPKIFSTYELKINPWKDALLSDICIGTSAAPTYLPAHYFKTEDSNGVAKEFHLIDGAVAANDPALVAVSEMTKEIVRRAPKYFPIKPTDYSKFVVISLGTGSAKSEGKFDSENSAKWGILGWLSSENSSPLVDVFTQASSDMAEYHLAAVFQAFQSENSYLRIQDDTLEGPLASVDISTKENLENLVKVGEDLLKKPVSRVNLETGKFEPCNQGTNEEALIRMAKVLSKEKRLRDMKAPRGTTATKLRNASNC; from the exons TGAAATAATCACCATCCTTAGCATTGATGGAGGTGGGATTAGAGGGATCATACCAGGAACCATACTTGCTTTTCTTGAGGCTCAACTTCAG AAACTGGATGGTGAGGAGGCGAGACTTGCTGACTATTTTGATATCATTGCTGGGACTAGTACCGGCGGCCTAGTGACTGCCATGATAACAGCCCCGAACGAGAAGAATCGTCCTCTTTTTGCTGCAAAAGATATAAAGGACTTTTATCTTGGACACTGTCCTAAAATTTTCCCCCAAGACAC ATCGCCATTTGCAGCTGCTGCAAGTTTGATGAAAACTATGGCAGGGCCGAAATATGATGGTAAATATCTGCATAAGCTCTTAAGAGAAAAGTTGGGAGATGCAAGATTGAGCCAGACACTGACCAACGTTGTGATCCCAACTTTTGACATCAAGCAACTCCAGCCAAAAATCTTCTCCACCTATGAG CTGAAGATTAACCCTTGGAAAGATGCTTTGCTCTCGGATATATGCATTGGAACCTCCGCAGCTCCAACTTACCTACCAGCTCACTATTTTAAAACCGAAGATTCTAATGGTGTAGCAAAAGAATTCCATCTCATTGATGGTGCTGTTGCTGCAAACGATCCG GCTTTAGTTGCTGTAAGCGAAATGACCAAAGAAATCGTTCGCAGAGCCCCTAAATACTTTCCAATAAAACCAACAGACTATTCTAAGTTCGTGGTTATATCTTTGGGCACTGGTTCAGCCAAATCGGAAGGGAAGTTTGATTCAGAGAACTCTGCCAAATGGGGAATTTTGGGATGGTTGAGTAGTGAAAACTCTTCTCCATTGGTCGATGTTTTCACCCAAGCAAGCAGCGACATGGCTGAATATCACCTTGCCGCTGTTTTCCAAGCCTTTCAATCTGAAAATAGTTATCTCCGTATCCAG GACGATACACTAGAGGGTCCACTTGCATCTGTGGATATTTCTACTAAAGAAAACTTGGAGAATCTTGTGAAAGTTGGAGAAGATTTATTGAAAAAACCAGTTTCAAGGGTGAACTTGGAGACTGGTAAATTTGAGCCCTGTAACCAGGGAACAAATGAAGAGGCTCTCATAAG AATGGCTAAAGTGCTATCCAAGGAGAAGCGGCTTCGTGACATGAAAGCACCACGTGGAACAACTGCCACAAAATTAAGAAATGCATCTAATTGTTAA